From Nitratidesulfovibrio vulgaris str. Hildenborough, a single genomic window includes:
- the pspF gene encoding phage shock protein operon transcriptional activator → MRSDALIPTHPGLAEALGQSEAFLAFQEELSRVAKVDRPVLLVGERGTGKELAAARLHFLSRRWQGPFVILDGASLSPSLAEAELFGHEAGAFTGAAMRRPGRFERADGGTLFLDEAGNLPLSVQDKLLRVVEYGQYERVGGTQRLEADVRIVAATNADLPGLVRQGRFRADLLDRLAFCVLHLPPLRARGDDVLLLAEHFATRFAMEAGLPEPEFSTQARRALLTYAWPGNIRELRNTIERCVLKAEGGIITALDTTPFASPWQHGPAVHADATAVSTPAGGGATPGPASAPDIDPADTAMQHGDSGTATTTPTASSPNPQAWTQGTTLPDAVRHLEEDALRGALARTRHNRRAAAELLGLTYDQFRGLYRRHRDAIEKT, encoded by the coding sequence ATGCGCAGCGATGCCCTCATCCCCACTCATCCCGGACTTGCCGAAGCACTCGGCCAGTCCGAGGCCTTTCTCGCCTTTCAGGAGGAGCTTTCGCGCGTGGCCAAGGTGGACAGGCCAGTGCTGCTTGTGGGCGAGCGCGGCACAGGCAAGGAACTGGCCGCCGCACGCCTGCACTTTCTCTCACGCCGCTGGCAGGGGCCTTTCGTCATTCTCGATGGCGCATCCCTCTCGCCTTCACTCGCCGAGGCCGAACTCTTCGGGCATGAGGCAGGCGCCTTCACGGGGGCAGCCATGCGCCGCCCCGGGCGGTTCGAGAGGGCCGACGGGGGCACGCTCTTCCTCGACGAGGCGGGCAACCTGCCTCTCAGCGTACAGGACAAGTTGCTACGGGTGGTGGAGTACGGGCAATACGAGCGGGTGGGGGGGACACAACGGCTGGAGGCTGACGTGCGCATCGTCGCCGCCACCAACGCCGACCTGCCGGGGCTTGTCCGGCAGGGCCGCTTCAGGGCCGACCTGCTCGACCGCCTCGCCTTCTGCGTGCTGCACCTGCCGCCGCTACGCGCACGCGGCGATGACGTGCTGCTGCTGGCCGAACATTTCGCGACACGCTTCGCCATGGAGGCGGGACTCCCTGAACCGGAGTTCTCGACCCAGGCCCGACGCGCCCTTCTGACCTATGCGTGGCCCGGCAACATCCGGGAACTTCGCAACACCATCGAACGCTGTGTCCTCAAGGCCGAAGGCGGCATCATCACGGCACTGGACACCACACCTTTCGCCTCGCCGTGGCAGCACGGGCCGGCAGTCCACGCAGATGCCACGGCGGTCTCCACGCCAGCCGGAGGTGGGGCCACCCCGGGCCCCGCCTCTGCGCCGGATATCGACCCGGCGGACACAGCCATGCAGCATGGTGATTCCGGCACCGCGACGACAACGCCCACCGCCTCATCTCCCAACCCACAGGCATGGACACAGGGAACCACGCTGCCCGACGCCGTGCGACACCTCGAGGAGGATGCCCTTCGCGGGGCCCTCGCCCGCACCCGGCACAACCGCCGCGCCGCCGCGGAATTGCTCGGACTGACCTACGATCAGTTTCGCGGGTTGTACCGCCGCCACAGGGACGCTATAGAGAAGACCTGA